From Glycine max cultivar Williams 82 chromosome 11, Glycine_max_v4.0, whole genome shotgun sequence, the proteins below share one genomic window:
- the LOC112998349 gene encoding LRR receptor-like serine/threonine-protein kinase GSO1: protein MTKNSYLVKHRAMFKLSGSRISSSISAELGNFTSLQTLDLSSNSLSGFIPSELGQLQNLRILQLYSNDLSGNIPSKIGDLRKLQVLRIGDNMLTGEIPPSVANMSELKVLALGYYHLNGSIPFGIGKLKHLISLDVQMNNINGHIPEEIEGYEELQNFATSNNMLDGDLPSSMGSLKSLKILDLANNSLSGSIPTALSSIPSNFCLRGSKRQQLFLARNMLFGKFPLELLNFSSIQQLDFSDSSFEGKLPSILDKLQNLTDLVLNNNSFVGQPRNIGIVSLTPITMLTARL from the exons ATGACAAAGAACTCCTACCTGGTAAAACATAGAGCTATGTTCAAATTGTCTGGTTCAAGAATATCAAGTTCTATTTCAGCTGAGTTGGGTAACTTCACTTCTCTTCAAACACTTGATTTGTCTTCAAATTCTCTTTCTGGCTTCATCCCTTCAGAACTGGGTCAGCTTCAAAATCTAAGAATATTGCAACTATACTCAAATGATCTCTCTGGGAACATTCCTTCAAAGATAGGTGACTTGAGGAAGTTGCAAGTTCTTAGAATAGGAGACAACATGCTGACAGGTGAAATTCCACCTAGTGTTGCCAATATGAGTGAATTGAAAGTGTTGGCTCTAGGCTACTACCACTTAAATGGAAGCATACCCTTTGGAATTGGTAAATTGAAGCATCTAATATCTCTTGATGTACAAATGAACAACATTAATGGCCACATACCTGAAGAGATTGAAGGCTATGAAGAGCTCCAAAACTTTGCAACATCAAACAACATGCTTGACGGAGACTTACCTTCCTCTATGGGATCTCTTAAATCTTTGAAAATTCTGGATTTGGCCAATAACAGTTTATCTGGATCAATCCCTACAGCTTTAA GTAGCATTCCAAGTAACTTCTGCCTTAGAGGTTCAAAGCGTCAACAACTTTTCTTGGCTAGAAACATGCTCTTTGGCAAGTTTCCCTTAGAGCTACTCAACTTCTCCTCAATCCAACAACTGGACTTTTCTGATAGCAGCTTTGAAGGAAAACTTCCTTCTATCTTGGACAAACTGCAGAACCTCACAGATCTTGTGCTCAACAACAACAGCTTTGTTGGACAACCACGTAACATTGGAATTGTGAGCTTAACACCAATTACAATGTTGACAGCTAGATTGTGA